One Gloeocapsopsis sp. IPPAS B-1203 genomic window, GATGTGCTTTATTTGGCTTTCAAACTATTATTCTTTTCTTGGTTCAGTTGCCCTTCCGGAGGCGCTTTGCGCTCGCCTTTCCTTCTGGCGCTTTACTAATATATCTAACCTCAATCGATATTGTCAAGCTTTTTGGAGAAAGTTTTTCAAAATTGCTGAAAATACAGTAACAGAGGGCATTTGAAAGCAACCATAAGGCAAACTTTGAGAAGGAGTTACGAAAAAAGGTTTGAAATAGGATGAATTTTCAGTCAGTCATTGCGGCATTGCATCAGTTTTGGACTGATCGCGGTTGCTTAATCGCCCAGCCTTATGACATTGAAAAGGGTGCAGGAACGAAAAATCCCCATACATTCCTCAGGGCTTTAGGCCCTGAACCCTGGGCAGTGGCCTATGTTGAACCGTGTCGTCGTCCTACTGATGGACGCTACGGAGAAAATCCTAATCGCTTTCAGTACTACTATCAGTATCAAGTTTTGATTAAGCCTTCACCAGATAACATTCAAGAAATTTATCTTGACTCGTTAAGAGCTTTGGGGATTCGTCCAGAAGATCATGACGTGCGATTTGTGGAGGATAACTGGGAAGATGCCACGGTTGGTGCTTGGGGTACTGGTTGGGAAGTTTGGCTCGATGGAATGGAGATTACGCAATTTACTTACTTCCAACAGTGTGGGGGGATTGATTGTCGTCCAGTTTCAATTGAAATTACCTATGGACTGGAGA contains:
- the glyQ gene encoding glycine--tRNA ligase subunit alpha, with product MNFQSVIAALHQFWTDRGCLIAQPYDIEKGAGTKNPHTFLRALGPEPWAVAYVEPCRRPTDGRYGENPNRFQYYYQYQVLIKPSPDNIQEIYLDSLRALGIRPEDHDVRFVEDNWEDATVGAWGTGWEVWLDGMEITQFTYFQQCGGIDCRPVSIEITYGLERLAMYLQEVEAIIKIQWTDNIAYGDVHLQGEIEQCTYNFEASNPELLFTLFNLYEQEAQQLADRGLVLPSLDYVLKCSHAFNLLDARGVIAVTERTRYIARIRSLARKIAQLYVQQRETLGFPLLKAKGGVEANV